AACCGCAAGAATCGTGATTAATCCCCAAACCAGACTGATCAGCCTTTGCCTGCGTTCCTCCTTCTGACGCCGCAACCGTTCCCGTCTGAGCCGCTGCTTTTTCCTATTGTCCATTATCACTGACATGCCTCCTTTCAGTCGAATGTCTGCATTACAGGTACCTACGTTTCCACTATGCCTCATCTCTTCAAAATAGAGCATGAAAAACGGGTGATGTGGTCGAATGACCCCGGTTATCCACATCGCCCGGGCGTGTCGCAAAAGTTATGCACGGATATCCTCCGCATAGCATTGAATATCCACAGCTGCCGAGGCTCGAGAGTATAAAAGACATAACCCGTGAAAGAAAGGAACGCTCAACGTATGAGTGCCAAACGAAAGCCAGCAAAGACCGCTTCAGACAATGCAACGGAGGGGTCAACCGAACAGCAGGGTGACGGCCTGCAACGTTGCTGGCCGCAGTCATATCTCGGGCTGAGCCACGACATGCTCGTCTACCACGACACCGAGTGGGGCACGCCTTGCCACGATTCCCAAGCCTTGTTCGAACGGCTTGCGCTGGAGGCGATGCAGGCAGGGCTTTCATGGAACACCATCATCAACAAGCGTAAGGCCATCGACGCTACTTTCCACGATTTTGACATCGAACGCGTCGCGCAGATGTCTGATGAAATACCGGATTTGATGCAGAACAAAGCCATCATCCGCAACAGGCGCAAAATCGAGGCCACCATTCATAACGCTCAGGTTGCGCTGGATCTGGGCATGCCGTTTGCCGATTACATCTGGAGTTTCGCACCCGACGGCCCGCGCGTCAACAGGCCGAAAAGCCGCGAAGAAGTGCCTGCGGTGACCGACGAATCCATTGCAATGAGCAAGGCCATGAAGAAGGCCGGATTCAAGTTCGTCGGTCCCACCACCATGTACGCCTATATGCAGTCGACGGGCATCGTTAACGACC
This genomic stretch from Bifidobacterium sp. ESL0690 harbors:
- a CDS encoding DNA-3-methyladenine glycosylase I — its product is MSAKRKPAKTASDNATEGSTEQQGDGLQRCWPQSYLGLSHDMLVYHDTEWGTPCHDSQALFERLALEAMQAGLSWNTIINKRKAIDATFHDFDIERVAQMSDEIPDLMQNKAIIRNRRKIEATIHNAQVALDLGMPFADYIWSFAPDGPRVNRPKSREEVPAVTDESIAMSKAMKKAGFKFVGPTTMYAYMQSTGIVNDHLQGCFRCPETKTD